One Drechmeria coniospora strain ARSEF 6962 chromosome 01, whole genome shotgun sequence genomic region harbors:
- a CDS encoding MARVEL-like domain protein, whose product MSSIISIVLRAAALLWTLLITALIGNVIATNINAATSATAAVNFTMFVAVLCWIVCLYGLVAGFVSALGAVMVLLVLDVLAVLFTFIDAIVLAAKLGAVNCGNIRNAGLSDSWIGFGSADDEKRCREIQASTVFMWFLWLCLCGALFFTIKEWRGGFGGSMRSSRPSMSQVGV is encoded by the coding sequence ATGTCGAGCATCATCAGCATCGTCCTTCGGGCCGCGGCCCTGCTCTGGACCCTGCTCATCACGGCCCTCATCGGCAACGTCATCGCGACAAACATCAAcgccgccacctcggcgacggcggccgtcaacTTCACCatgttcgtcgccgtcctctgcTGGATCGTCTGCCTCTACggtctcgtcgccggcttcgtctcggcgctcggcgccgtcatggtcctcctcgtcctcgacgtcctcgccgtcctcttcaccttcatcgacgccatcgtcctcgccgccaagctcggcgccgtcaacTGCGGTAACATCCGGAACGCCGGCCTCTCCGACAGCTGGATCGGCTtcggctcggccgacgacgagaagcgTTGCCGCGAGATCCAGGCAAGCACCGTCTTCATGTGGTTCCTTTGGCTCTGCCTCTGCGGCGCTCTCTTCTTCACCATCAAGGAGTGGCGCGGCGGTTTCGGCGGTTCCATGCGCTCGTCGCGACCGAGCATGTCTCAGGTTGGCGTATGA